In Manis pentadactyla isolate mManPen7 chromosome 3, mManPen7.hap1, whole genome shotgun sequence, a single window of DNA contains:
- the LOC118922102 gene encoding protein FAM240B-like, with amino-acid sequence MSGWCPWPSETEAERVERGALRLAPFPPQQDISSSANSSSREGMNNQYVRREVFCCETCRELRSFWEKEISKQTCYRELEEDRQGRSALGKLREEWKQHLDKRLQMTDKADEQDTQASTTGCQPPAQSTRWKGATKGTLLGEKTNAKVSLTY; translated from the exons ATGTCAGGATGGTGCCCATGGCCTTCAGAAACCGAAGCTGAGCGAGTGGAGAGAGGAGCTTTGAGACTTGCCCCCTTTCCACCCCAGCAGGACATCAGCTCATCTGCGAATTCATCTTCAAG GGAGGGGATGAACAATCAGTATGTCCGTCGGGAAGTCTTCTGCTGTGAAACTTGTCGTGAGCTCAGAAGcttctgggaaaaagaaattagCAAACAGACTTGTTACCGGGAACTGGAGGAAGATCGTCAGGGAAGGAGCGCCCTTGGGAA GCTCAGAGAGGAATGGAAGCAACACCTAGACAAAAGGCTGCAGATGACGGACAAGGCTGATGAGCAGGACACGCAGGCAAGCACCACAGGCTGTCAGCCTCCTGCCCAATCCACTCGGTGGAAAGGAGCCACCAAGGGCACTCTTCTAGGAGAAAAAACTAATGCCAAAGTTTCTCTGACTTACTAA